Proteins from one Podospora pseudoanserina strain CBS 124.78 chromosome 1, whole genome shotgun sequence genomic window:
- a CDS encoding hypothetical protein (COG:S; EggNog:ENOG503PCAJ), which produces MARFSVFALLAVPWLLLAGLVSGDAVSDLEKKGRPAIDAMLAKSKTCTKANLKVRREWGDISAAEKKSYIAALLCLMEKPSKLNPTQFPGAKTRYEDFVVVHMQQTMSIHNTGSFLSWHRYYLWAFEQALVKECNYNGSHPYWDWGRWAQDPEKSPIFDGSDTSLSGNGKKIDHRSSGIAPAGNGGGCVETGPFKNMTVRLGPVSPAVDPAPPRNPRSDGYGLNTRCLRRDISNYLTSRYARTQDIAALITNSRDVLTFQNVMQGAGGGFGGAGAGIGVHAAGHFTIAGDPGGDFYTSPNDPAFWVHHGMIDRTWAIWQSQDTNTRIQTIAGGTSMMSFGGGGRQQSLDDNVDLGIVGDKVYKIRDLNSIVDGPFCYVYE; this is translated from the exons ATGGCGCGTTTCTCTGTCTTTGCACTCCTGGCAGTGCCAtggctcctcctcgccggcctcgtcTCGGGTGACGCAGTCTCAGACcttgagaagaagggacGTCCGGCTATCGATGCCATGTTGGCCAAGTCAAAGACATGTACCAAGGCCAACTTGAAGGTTCGCCGAGAGTG GGGTGACATCTCTGCCGCAGAGAAGAAGTCTTACATCGCCGCCTTGTTGTGCCTGATGGAGAAGCCATCCAAGCTCAATCCTACACAGTTCCCTGGAGCCAAGACCAGATATGAAGACTTTGTCGTCGTTCACATGCAGCAGACCATGTCCATCCACAACACCGGCAGCTTCCTTTCATGGCACAGATACTACCTGTGGGCCTTTGAGCAAGCCCTTGTCAAGGAGTGCAACTACAATGGGAGCCACCCG TATTGGGACTGGGGCCGTTGGGCTCAGGACCCCGAGAAATCTCCTATCTTTGATGGTAGCGACACTTCTCTCAGTGGAAACGGCAAGAAAATCGATCATAGATCTTCCGGTATTGCTCCCGCCGGCAACGGTGGCGGCTGCGTCGAGACCGGACCGTTCAAGAA CATGACTGTCCGCCTTGGCCCCGTCTCCCCTGCCGTCGaccctgcccctcctcgcAATCCCCGCTCCGATGGCTACGGTCTGAACACCCGTTGCCTTCGCCGTGACATCTCCAACTACCTCACCTCCCGCTACGCCCGTACCCAGGACATTgccgccctcatcaccaacagccgTGACGTTCTTACCTTCCAGAACGTGATGCaaggcgctggtggtggcttcggcggtgccggtgctggtATTGGTGTCCACGCTGCTGGCCATTTCACCATCGCTGGTGACCCTGGTGGTGATTTCTACACCAGCCCTAATGATCCCGCCTTCTGGGTTCATCATGGAATGATTGATCGCACTTGGGCCATTTGGCAGAGTCAGGATACCAACACCCGCATCCAGACCATTGCTGGCGGGACGTCGATGATgagctttggtggtggtggtaggcaGCAGAGCTTGGATGATAATGTTGATTTGGGGATTGTGGGCGACAAGGTTTACAAGATCAGGGACCTGAACAGTATTGTCGATGGGCCTTTCTGCTATGTTTATGAGTGA
- a CDS encoding hypothetical protein (EggNog:ENOG503PYI1), producing the protein MGPPIPISQAARKVYNGIEYFYGFPNSEQVFVLNLNTKLRMFTKTNAWGTVSRSEFKEYISLYPRLYQVANTSRDRIQQWLNVGSNRANFESWGPDFRAFLRTEAEDQSTNTRVRKPGIPRQAKWLNEEHKERGAAFDIRMGRQVQEEEGDDSVMGPEDEEEVTYQPDDDQNGGEEDVEEARSHVNSSQNCTHGTQQPRKRRREEQSTSTLIGTPFPESMAHHYQLANSSQQQFALRELRNAATGFRTLHSEVLRVAQKLEPGDFLRPLLSHIANSTTLEVGAAEKAARISSELMDHVAKSQAEEGRSGDDKDRIKRARSRAAYEMLPTAAPANRLPHRRSQQQQANHLSLIREDSQAPEADDNVRSLTVPRETSPSLGYELPDHLAEAYQPLIELSSPIYFGPLNSLAGEASSRPNTAKSAQSNHPHNRGTPAPIPGASSYYREASIEEFRPAITARNTGTLSGPQGHLSQAQTAAPHSHHMLVNSIEVPGYLPYHANNKYRPPSQPPSTVSYASGTGASSLHRHPAVVEPAAPLPRSPPRTSVPLIAGAQDKQAENSGQLSGQTGNSHPQPPPSQPAKRDSPASSPRCHPPPLPTPPSALQQGTQDNQPVAIKREKQGAE; encoded by the exons ATGGGCCCACCGATTCCAATATCTCAAGCAGCCAGAAAAGTCTACAATGGCATTGAATATTTCTATGGATTTCCAAACTCGGAGCAAGTTTTtgtcctcaacctcaacaccaagttGAGAATGTTTACAAAAACGAATGCCTGGGGCACTGTATCAAGGTCCGAATTCAAAGAATACATAAGTCTTTACCCAAGACTCTACCAGGTTGCCAACACGTCGAGAGATCGAATCCAACAGTGGCTTAATGTTGGCTCCAACCGAGCGAACTTTGAGTCCTGGGGTCCAGACTTTCGCGCCTTCCTCCGTACTGAGGCTGAGGATCAAAGTACGAATACCCGGGTGAGAAAACCGGGGATCCCACGCCAAGCCAAGTGGCTGAACGAGGAGCACAAAGAGCGAGGGGCAGCGTTCGACATACGAATGGGGAGACAAGttcaggaagaggagggagatgattcTGTGATGGGgccagaggacgaggaggaggtcacgTACCAGCCGGATGATGACCAAAacggcggcgaagaagatgtGGAAGAG GCCCGTAGTCATGTGAATAGCTCGCAAAATTGTACCCACGGCACCCAGCAacccagaaaaagaaggcgcGAAGAGCAGTCAACCTCGACCCTGATAGGTACGCCGTTTCCAGAATCAATGGCGCATCATTATCAGCTGGCCAATTCGTCGCAGCAGCAATTTGCACTGAGAGAACTACGGAATGCTGCGACCGGGTTCAGGACCCTTCATTCAGAGGTTCTGCGAGTGGCTCAAAAGCTGGAGCCCGGTGATTTCCTCCGCCCCTTGCTGTCGCACATTGCCAATTCCACGACCTTGGAGGTGGGTGCTGCAGAGAAAGCCGCGAGAATTTCGTCGGAGCTTATGGATCATGTGGCCAAATctcaggccgaggagggaagAAGCGGTGATGACAAGGACCGAATCAAGCGCGCGCGGTCGAGAGCTGCCTATGAGATGCTCCCCACCGCAGCGCCGGCAAACAGACTCCCTCACCGCCggagccagcagcagcaggcgaaTCATCTAAGCCTCATCCGCGAAGACAGTCAAGCCCCCGAGGCTGACGATAATGTCCGCAGCCTAACTGTCCCGCGTGAGACGTCACCGTCCCTTGGCTACGAACTTCCAGATCACCTGGCGGAAGCATACCAGCCCCTCATTGAACTGAGTAGCCCGATTTACTTTGGTCCCTTGAACAGCCTTGCTGGAGAAGCCAGTTCTCGTCCTAACACCGCCAAAAGTGCTCAAAGTAACCACCCCCACAACCGTGGGACTCCGGCTCCCATCCCCGGCGCAAGTTCATACTACCGCGAGGCATCCATAGAGGAGTTCAGACCGGCCATTACAGCGAGAAACACGGGCACCTTGAGCGGCCCTCAAGGTCACCTTTCCCAGGCGCAAACAGCAGCCCCTCACTCCCATCACATGCTGGTCAACTCCATCGAAGTGCCTGGGTACCTTCCCTACCACGCCAACAACAAGTATAGGCCCCCTTCCCAGCCCCCTTCAACAGTTTCTTACGCTTCCGGAACTGGAGCATCATCGTTGCACAGGCACCCAGCAGTAGTCGAACCAGCCGCACCCCTCCCGCGTTCTCCCCCCCGAACTTCGGTCCCGCTAATCGCAGGAGCACAAGACAAGCAAGCAGAGAACTCTGGACAGCTCAGCGGCCAAACCGGGaactcccacccccagccaccaccatctcaacccGCCAAACGAGACAGTCCAGCCAGCAGCCCACGttgtcatcctcctccgcttcccacacccccctccgcGCTACAGCAGGGCACCCAAGACAATCAACCCGTGGCAATCAAAAGGGAAAAACAAGGCGCAGAGTAG
- a CDS encoding hypothetical protein (EggNog:ENOG503PQDQ), whose product MYNREKIGVAIAMSMGIFAGITCIVKLTTVKVLEEGDFSYNSLPLVLWGFIEPACTIMAASIPMLRHLFKNFRHSSDLDDSARVGTNLHHSSPNRQPSPVAEQRRRHMDLSDDNRNDRSILALPAQQGPPERSTRTLGGSCEKSDSDQGTTISSITSNKKQDRVMYEMLAKARHKDRV is encoded by the exons ATGTACAACAGAGAGAAGATTGGGGTCGCCATTGCCATGTCAATGGGTATCTTTGCCGGCATCACTTGCATTGTCAA ATTAACAACCGTAAAGGTTCTGGAGGAAGGCGATTTTAGCT ACAACTCCCTTCCACTCGTCCTCTGGGGCTTCATCGAGCCTGCCTGCACCATCATGGCAGCCTCGATCCCAATGCTGAGGCATTTGTTCAAAAACTTCCGCCACTCCAGCGATCTTGATGACAGCGCGAGGGTGGGTACCAACCTCCATCACTCTTCTCCTAACCGGCAGCCGTCGCCAGTGGCTGAACAGAGAAGACGTCACATGGACCTTTCGGATGATAACCGTAACGATAGGAGCATTCTCGCTCTCCCAGCCCAACAGGGGCCGCCGGAGAGGAGCACGCGTACGCTCGGAGGGAGCTGCGAGAAGAGCGATTCCGACCAAGGCACCACCATTTCGTCGATCACGAGCAACAAAAAGCAGGATAGGGTTATGTATGAGATGCTGGCCAAGGCTAGGCATAAAGATAGGGTATGA
- the SKY1 gene encoding serine/threonine protein kinase, CMGC (COG:T; EggNog:ENOG503NV4H) — protein MNGSSQQPKDATAQRPSSAATAANVAAANGSSALNKKRKKDGLKPIITTEGPGAAHLASAMSGSPTSVSSPEDPAENTADEEDSEDYCKGGYHPVTVGESFKDGKYIVVRKLGWGHFSTVWLSRDTTTGKHVALKVVRSAAHYTETAIDEIKLLNKIVQANPNHPGRKHVVSLLDSFEHKGPNGTHVCMVFEVLGENLLGLIKKWNHRGIPMPLVKQITKQVLLGLDYLHRECGIIHTDLKPENVLIEIGDVEKIVQKVVSSDAGEKENNRNGRRRRRTLITGSQPLPSPLNASFDRGSIFPSPGAPSLGQMLHDADSKSKEPSPKRDKETGEDRQGQREKTADILTKEVSGISLDKATPLSTAGEKRKADDMQYDIISVKIADLGNACWVNHHFTNDIQTRQYRSPEVILGAKWGASTDVWSMAAMVFELITGDYLFDPQSGTKYGKDDDHIAQIIELLGQFPKSLCLSGKWSQEIFNRRGELRNIHRLRHWALPDVLKEKYHFKEEDAKKIADFLTPLLELTPEKRANAGGMASHPWLEDTPGMKGIKIEGVEVGSRGEGIEGWATEVRKR, from the exons ATGAACGGATCATCACAACAACCGAAGGATGCTACGGCGCAAAGGCCATCATCAG CTGCGACTGCTGCGAATGTTGCGGCCGCTAACGGCAGCTCTGCgctcaacaagaagaggaagaaggacggactgaagcccatcatcaccactgaAGGACCCGG GGCTGCTCATTTAGCTTCAGCAATGTCGGGTTCGCCCACGTCAGTCTCCTCCCCGGAGGACCCCGCCGAGAACACGGCGGATGAAGAAGACTCCGAAGATTACTGCAAAGGAGGTTACCATCCCGTCACGGTTGGGGAGTCGTTCAAGGATGGGAAATACATTGTGGTGCGCAAGCTAGGATGGGGTCACTTCTCGACCGTATGGCTATCAAGAGACACCACTACCGGCAAACACGTCGCTCTCAAAGTTGTCAGATCTGCCGCCCACTACACCGAGACAGCCATCGACGAGATCAAGCTTCTCAACAAGATTGTCCAAGCgaacccaaaccacccaGGTCGCAAACATGTCGTTAGTCTGCTGGACTCGTTCGAGCACAAGGGGCCAAACGGTACCCATGTGTGCATGGTGTTCGAGGTGCTGGGCGAAAACTTGCTTGGTTTGATCAAGAAGTGGAATCACCGGGGCATCCCAATGCCACTCGTCAAGCAGATCACTAAACAAGTTCTCTTGGGACTCGACTACCTGCACCGGGAATGCGGCATCATCCATACCGACTTGAAGCCCGAAAATGTCTTGATTGAGATTGGGGACGTGGAGAAGATTGTTCAAAAGGTGGTCAGCTCCGACGCCggcgagaaggagaacaaCAGGAATGGACGTCGGAGGCGTAGGACGCTTATTACTGGCAGCCAGCCTTTACCATCGCCGCTGAACGCTAGTTTCGATCGCGGTTCGATTTTCCCCTCGCCTGGGGCGCCAAGCCTTGGCCAAATGCTTCATGATG CCGACTCAAAATCAAAGGAGCCATCTCCTAAACGGGACAAGGAAACCGGAGAGGACAGGCAGGGCCAACGAGAGAAAACCGCTGATATCTTGACTAAGGAAGTCTCGGGTATCTCGTTGGACAAAGCTACGCCTCTGTCAACGGCAGGTGAAAAGCGCAAGGCCGATGATATGCAGTATGACATTATTAGTGTCAAGATTGCGGATCTAGGCAATGCGTGCTGGGTCAATCACCACTTCACCAATGACATCCAGACTCGCCAATATCGATCCCCAGAAGTCATTCTGGGCGCCAAGTGGGGGGCTAGCACAGATGTCTGGAGTATGGCGGCCATG GTCTTTGAGCTTATTACGGGCGATTATCTATTTGATCCCCAGTCGGGAACCAAATATGGAAAAGACGATGACCATATCGCTCAGATTATTGAACTTTTAGGCCAGTTCCCAAAGTCGCTGTGCCTCTCGGGCAAGTGGTCACAGGAGATCTTCAATAGGCGCGGTGAGCTCCGCAACATCCATAGGCTACGCCACTGGGCTCTTCCAGACGTACTCAAGGAGAAGTACCACTTTAAGGAAGAGGACGCGAAGAAGATTGCCGACTTTTTAACCCCGCTGCTGGAACTCACGCCGGAAAAGAGAGCAAATGCTGGCGGGATGGCGAGCCACCCCTGGTTGGAGGACACACCGGGGATGAAGGGGATCAAGATTgagggggtcgaggttggcagcagaggagagggaaTAGAGGGTTGGGCGACGGAAGTAAGAAAGCGGTAG